The Streptococcus respiraculi sequence TTTAATACCATTGGTCGTATTCAAGGTTGGTGCGATACGCCTTTAACAAAAATTGGTGAAGAAGGTATTCGCGAGCTGGGACTTGGTTTGAAAGAGGCGGGTTTGGAATTTAAACTTGCAGTATCAAGTGACTTGGGACGGACTGTTCAGACCATTACCATCGCCCAAAGAGAATTAGGTATTTTAGGAAAAATCCCTTACTACCAAGACAAACGCATCCGAGAATGGTGTTTTGGTAGCTTTGAAGGTATGTACGATGCAGAACTCTTTAGCGGAGTCTTGCCACGTATCAGTGGTATTGTCGAAGCGGGTACCATGACCTTTGAAGAGATAGCAAATGGTGTCCACGAAGCTGATTCAGCCAACTGGTCCGAGCCTTGGGATGTGTTGAAAGACCGCATTTTGAATGGTTTTGAAAGTATAGCCCAAGACCTTGAAAAGCAGGGTGGAGGCAATGCCTTGATTGTTAGTCACGGTATGACCATTGCGACCTTGGTCAATCTATTGGCGCCAGAACGTCCAACCAACTTGGCACTCGATAATGGCTCTGTCACTGTTTTGAAATATGAAAATGGTCAATTTAGCATTGAAGCTGTAGGGGATATGTCTTATCGTATAGCTGGAGCGAGTGTAATTTCAAACGCATGATGAATAGGAAAAAAATTGGCATAGTTGCTTTCGTTACTTGTCTGCTGATATTTGTGGTTCTTAACTTTTTCCTTTGGCGCTTGGATCCAGCAAGTATTGTTGGTAAGTCTGCAACGATAGAAGCAAAGAAGGCTACACGTTCGTCCGAAGAAGATGTCTTAGCCTCTGCTTCTCTAGATGATTGGGAATTGGTCTTGGTCAATCGTGATCATTTGTTTGAATCAGAGCCAAAATCCTTAGCGACAGTGGGGGATATTCAGGTTGATAGTAGGATTGCGGCAGCTACGCAAGACTTTTTAGCAGCCGCTCAAGTAATCGTTCCTGATGAGGTCTTGCTATCAGGCTACAGAAGTCGAGCCGAGCAAGAACAGCTCTATAATGAGAGAGTTGCAGAGTTAGAAGCAAGTGGGGTTGATCGGGCAGAAGCAGAAGCTACGGTTCGCTCTCAAGTGCAGAAGCCAGGAGCCAGCGAACACCAGACAGGTCTTGCCATTGATATGAGTGAAGAAGCAGGTCAATTGGATGAAGTAGCAGAAAAAATCAAGCAACTAGCACCTCAGTATGGCTTTATCTTGCGCTATCCGGAAGGGAAAAGTCACATTACAGGCATTGAGTTTGAAAGTTGGCATTTCCGCTATGTCGGTGTCAAAAATGCCCAGTACATGCAACAACACAACCTAGTTTTGGAAGAATATAGAGACTTACTAAAAGGAAAGTAGAAATATAGTGAATTGAATAAAGGTTAGGACATCGTTATACTCTATAAAAATCAAAATCTGACTAGCTTCCACAATTGAGAATTGTGGAAGGCTAGAAATAGCACGAGCGCAGCTCGCTCCTTGCAATTGAGAATTGTGGAAGGCTGGAAATAGCACGAGCGCAGCTCGCTCCTTGCAATTGAGAATTGTGGAAGGCTGGAAATAGACTGAGCGCAGCTCGCTCCTTGCAATTGAGAATTGTGAAAGGCTGGAAATAGCACGAGCGCAGCTCGCTCCTTGCAATTGAGAATTGTGAAAGGCTGGAAATAGACTGAGCGCAGCTCGCCCCTTTGAACCACTAGTTCGGACTGCTGTTAGCTGAGGCTTACTGCATAATCCTTATTTCCAATCTTCACCAGTCCACTGGACTGATGTTAGCTGAGGATTACTGCATAATCCTTATTTCCAACCTTCACCAGTCCATTGGACTGCTGTTAGCTGAGGATTACTGCATAATCCTTATTTCCAACCTTCACCAGTCCACTGGACTGCTGTTAGCTGAGGATTACTGCATAATCCTTATTTCCAACCTTCACCAGTCCGCTGGACTGATGTTAGCTGAGGATTACTGCATAATCCTTATTTCCAACCTTCACCAGTCCACTGGACTGCTGTTAGCTGAGGATTACTGCATAATCCTTATTTCCAACCTTCACCAGTCCGCTGGACTGTTGAAGCAAGGTGAGTTAACGATGTCAGACTTTGATTTTTGACGAGTATTAGGTCTCTTTGATGAAGGCTAGTTCCATCTGTAGCTCCTTGCTTTGTTCTATTCCTTCATAAGATACAACGGACGTTAAGAGCAAAGTATACCCTAGGGTACCGTACCTGTAGAGCGAGCAAGCTCGTAATAGCTGAGGCTATTTTTTACACAGCTATTAGTCCGTGTTCAGTTCTCAATCCACTATAAAAAACGTCAAATGGCGTTTTTTTCTTTTGGTTTACTATTGACAACTACATCGAGATGCGATATATCGAACTACAAGGGGTAATAAAATGGAAGAAAAAATCAGACGGGTCTATCTTCCAATGACGGAAACAGCATTTTATATCTTGTTTGCCTTGCAGGAAGAGCGGCATGGGTATGACATTACCCAAAAGACCAAGGAATTGACAGATGGTCAGGTCGGGATTAGTCCAGGGACCATGTACGGAACCCTTTCTAAAATGGAAAAGGATGGCTTGATTACCTTTGTCCGCGAGGAGGAAAAGCGCAAGCTCTATCTGATAACGGGGTTGGGACGAGAGGTTTTGGGCATTGAATTAGCTAGGATTGAGCGCCTTTATCGAAATAGCCGAGGTGAGCGATATGAAACAACAGAAATTTAACAAATGTGATCCTAGCCAAACGGAAAAGTATTTAGGTCAGATGCACCTAGCAGGTCAGGCTTTAAAGCAGGTATCGTCTTGGAGTGGGAAGATGGAATTTGTAGCCTGCCCTTCTGAAGAAATGCTCTATCGGATTGATGTGTATCAGCCTAGTAAGAAAGAAGTCGGCTTTTTTCCAGAATACGATGCGCATTATCTGAGTTTCTTTCAAGATGTAGGATGGGAAATGGTCTGTGGTGTGTCACCCTATGTTGTCTGGCGCAAGCCTGTAGCTGCGGTAGGCAATCCAGATGAAGCGCTCCTATACAATGATAGTAGTAGCATATATGCCTATCAAAAGAAAATTGTGACGAATCGGATTTTATCCACTGCAATTTTGCCTTGGATTTCGCTGGCTAATAGCTCGATTTGGCGCATTGCGGAGTGGAAATGGCAGCAGTTTGCCTGGAATGGCATGATGTTGCTTATCTGGCTCAGTTTTGTAGCCTATCAACTGTGCACATTGTATCGCTTGAAAAAGGAGTTGTAAGATGAAAAAAGAATGGAAGTTGTTCTTCATTACAGATTTTGAAAAGGAAGAAGAGTACTTAACCGACATGCACCGTAAGGGTTGGAAGTTAAAAGAAGTACGCTTTCCCTGTCTATTCATTTTCGAGAAATGCCAACCGGAAGAAGTGGCCTATTGCCTTGATTTCAAGCCGAGATTGGGAGAGGATCAGGATGCCTATTACCAAATGTATGAGGACTATGGCTGGGAGAATCTCGGAACTTGCAATAATTTTGTCTATTTTCGCAAACCTGTGACAGCAGATGAAGAAGCAACTATTTATAGCGACCGTCAAAGCAAACTTGACATGATTGGACAAATCTTCAAGCGGCGATTTTTGGCTGTCGTACTAATCGGACTAGCTGTCTTTTGGCGGGTTCTTTATCCGCGAGATGTGAATGATTGGTCCTTGTGGATATGGAGAGTTTTGTCTCTTGCCTACCTTTTTGTCTTTTTCTATTGCGGGATTGGATTTTACAAATTGCAAAAGCGTTACGCTGAAAGGGGATTAAAATGAAAAAACAGTGTCCGAAAGTGGCAATTGCAGCCATACCCATTTTATGTATTAATTTTTTCCTCAATCTGCCTCGTTTACAGTTTGAGCAGTTGACTGTTTCTAAAATCTTGACGGATACGATTGTCCTGATTCACCCTGTTTTGATAGGGATTATCCTGTATCGCTTCTGGAAATGGAAGAACACAGAACAGGACTAGACAGGTAGTTGGTTAACTATGGCGCGTCTAGGTCTTCAGACTGAATTTTAGCACTCTTTTAGAAAGAGTGCTAATTTTTTTGCTTTTTGACCTTGACAATCCGATAAATCGGAGTATAATAGAATCATGGGTTAGCACTCGAAAGGTTAGAGTGCTAACGGCAGAATCCTGATTGGAGGTGAGGTTTTGGTAACAGAGCGCCAACATGAAATTCTAAATTTAATCGTTGAAATCTTTACAAAAACACACGAGCCAGTCGGATCAAAAGCTCTCCAAGAAAGTATTGCCTCAAGTAGTGCAACCATTCGAAATGAAATGGCGGCACTCGAGAAAAAAGGGCTACTTGAAAAAGCCCACACCTCGAGTGGTCGAATGCCTAGCGTAGAGGGATTTAAATACTTTGTCGAGCATTCCTTGACCTTTGATAGTCTGGCTGAAGAAGATATCTATCAAGTTGTCAGAAGTTTTGATCGTGAATTTTTCCGCTTGGACGATATTTTCCAGACAGCAGCGACCATCTTGTCAGATTTGACAGCTTGTACGGTGGCTGTGCTCGATGTCGAGCCTAGTCAGCAAAAGCTAACAGCCTTTGACATTGTCGTTCTTAGTCAGCATGCGGCCTTGGCTGTCATGACCTTAGATGAGTCAAAAACGCTGACCAGACAGTTTGCCATTCCTAAAAATTTTCTGCGTGAAGATTTAAGGGAAGTCAGAAATCTGGTATTGGAACGACTGTTGGGAAAAACGGTACTGGATATCCACTACAAACTCAGGACCGAGATTCCGCAGATTATCCAGCGGTATTTCGTGACGACGGATAATGTACTTCAGCTATTTGAACACATCTTCTCAGATCTCTTTACAGAGGATGTCGTGACTGCTGGAAAGATTCGCTTGCTCGACTTTGCAGATATCAGAGCCTATCAGTTCTTTGATTTTCCGCAAAAGGTAGCCCTTGAAATGCGAAGCAACCTAGCAGAAGATGAAATGCAAAGCGTCAAGGTAGCTGATAGCCGAGAACAATCGCTCTCTAGCCTAACCGTAGTGACGACCAAGTTTCTGATTCCCTACCGTGGATTTGGTCTCTTGTCCGTTATCGGACCAATCAACGTGGATTACAACCGCATGATGAGTCTTATTAACCTTGTCAACCGCGTTCTCATGATGAAGTTAACCGACTTCTATCGATATCTAAGTAGCAACCATTACGAGGTGCATTAAGAAGATGTGAGAGCGTAAAAAGCCCAAAGTGAAAATAGGAAATCTGTCGCAGAGTCTTTGGACTCTAGAAAGATTTATCTTTTTCACAAAGGGCTTAGCTCGAGCTCAGTTATTAAGATACGAGGGCGTGAAAAAATCGACATGTACCCAAAGGGCATCCGTATCTGTACAACGAGCAAGCTCGTAACAGCTACGGCAAAAATAGGAAATACGACGAAGAAGCTGAGGCTTCTAGGAGTGTTTGTGCCTAAAGGTAGCTATATCTGTAATCTAGCTAAAGCTAGAACAGCTATGTCTCTTTTTTCCGAGATTTTAGCCCGAGTTCAGTTTATTAAGATGTGAGAGCGTAAAAAGCCCAAAGTGAAAATAGGAAATCTGTCGCAGAGTCTTTGGACTCTAGAAAGATTTATCTTTTTCACAAAGGGCTTAGCTCGAGCTCAGTTATTAAGATACGAGGGCGTGAAAAAATCGACATGTACCCAAAGAGCATCCGTATTTGTACAACGAGCAAGCTCGTAACAGCTACGGCAAAAATAGGAAATACGACGAAGAAGTTGAGGCTTCTAGGAGTGTTTGTGCCTAAAGGTAGCCATATCTGTGATCTAGCTAAAGCTAGAACAGCTATGTCTCTTTTTTCCGAGCTTTTAGCCCGAGTTCAGTTGCGTTAAAGGTAAGTAGAGTATCATTCTAAATACGTTATAAAGGAGGTTTCGTGTGACCGAAGAAATGAAGAAAGAAGAACAGCTTGAGGAAATGGAAGGAACAGAAGAAGTTGTTTCAGAAGAAACACCTCAAGAAAAATCAGAATTAGAACTTGCGAACGAGCGAGCAGAGGAGTTTGAAAACAAGTATCTGCGTGCCGTAGCTGAAATGCAAAATATTCAACGCCGTAGCAGTGAAGAACGTCAAACATTACAACGCTATCGCAGTCAGGATTTAGCTAAGGCAATCTTGCCGTCGCTTGATAACCTAGAGCGCGCTTTAGCGGTAGAAGGTCTGACAGATGACGTGAAAAAAGGCCTTGAAATGGTTCAAGAAAGTCTGGTTCAAGCACTGAAAGACGAGGGGATCGAAGAAGTAGCAGCAGACGGAGAATTCGATCCGAATGTCCACATGGCTATCCAAACCATGCCAGCAGATGACGAACATCCAGTTGACACGATTGCACAAGTCTTCCAAAAAGGCTATAAACTGCATGAGAGGGTACTTCGCCCTGCTATGGTAGTCGTTTATAACTAGCTCTCTCATTTGCTCTATCCCTGCGTTAATGCGACTTGCCTAACTTCAGTTATGCTTGCGCCGCATTGCCTAGGTCTAAAATAAATGACAGGCTAGTTATGGCTGAGTAAAAAAATAGAATCATTCTGGACCGAGATGTCCGTAAACTATTTGTAAATTGATAACTAAAGTAAATTAGAAAAAATAAACATTAGGAAAGGAATGGAACCCGAACGGAAAGCTCGGAATTTAGAGAAATCGCCTCGTGTGCCAGCACACGTCGTTGATTTCCTAAAATTCTTGTCGCTTTCTAGGCGTTCTTGGTATCTTATATTATGTCTAAAATTATTGGTATTGACTTAGGAACTACAAACTCTGCAGTCGCTGTTCTTGAAGGAACAGAAAGTAAAATCATTGCAAACCCAGAAGGAAATCGTACAACTCCATCCGTTGTATCATTCAAAAATGGTGAAATTATCGTTGGTGATGCAGCAAAACGCCAAGCTGTAACAAATCCAGATACGATTATCTCCATCAAATCAAAAATGGGAACTGCTGAAAAAGTTGCCGCAAATGGAAAAGAATACACCCCACAAGAAATTTCTGCGATGATTCTTCAATACTTGAAAGGTTATGCAGAAGAATATCTTGGTGAAAAAGTAACCAAAGCAGTTATTACAGTTCCAGCTTACTTCAACGATGCACAACGTCAAGCAACAAAAGACGCTGGTAAAATTGCAGGTCTTGAAGTAGAACGTATCGTTAACGAACCAACAGCAGCAGCTCTTGCTTACGGTCTTGACAAGACAGACAAAGAAGAAAAAATCTTGGTATTTGACCTTGGTGGAGGAACATTTGACGTTTCAATCCTTGAGTTAGGTGACGGTGTCTTTGATGTTCTTGCGACTGCTGGGGACAACAAACTTGGTGGTGATGACTTTGACCAAAAAATCATCGACCACATGGTTACAGAGTTCAAGAAAGAAAACGGCATTGACTTGTCAGCAGATAAAATGGCTGTGCAACGTTTGAAAGATGCGGCTGAAAAAGCTAAGAAAGACCTTTCAGGTGTGACATCAACTCAAATCAGCTTGCCATTTATCACTGCAGGAGAAGCAGGCCCTCTACACTTGGAAATGACGCTTACTCGTGCGAAATTCGATGACTTGACACGTGACCTTGTAGAACGTACAAAAGAGCCAGTTCGCCGTGCTTTGTCTGACGCAGGACTTTCTATTTCAGAAATTGACGAGGTTATCCTTGTCGGTGGTTCAACTCGTATTCCAGCGGTTGTAGAAGCAGTGAAAGCTGAAACTGGTAAAGAGCCAAACAAATCTGTAAACCCAGACGAAGTAGTCGCTATGGGTGCTGCAATCCAAGGTGGGGTTATCTCTGGTGATGTTAAAGATGTTGTCCTTCTTGACGTAACACCATTGTCACTTGGTATTGAAACAATGGGTGGCGTCTTTACAAAACTCATCGACCGTAACACAACCATTCCAACTTCTAAATCACAAGTCTTCTCAACAGCAGCAGACAATCAACCAGCGGTAGATATTCATGTTCTTCAAGGTGAGCGTCCAATGGCAGCGGACAATAAGACACTTGGTCGTTTCCAATTGACAGATATTCCAGCTGCACCTCGTGGTATTCCTCAAATCGAAGTAACCTTTGATATTGACAAAAACGGTATTGTATCTGTTAAGGCTAAAGACCTTGGTACTCAAAAAGAGCAAACCATCGTTATTCAATCAAATTCAGGTTTGACAGATGAAGAAATTGACCGCATGATGAAAGATGCAGAAGCAAACGCAGAAGCAGATAAAAAACGTAAAGAAGAAGTTGACCTTCGTAATGAAGTTGACCAAGCAATCTTTGCGACTGAAAAAACAATCAAAGAAACAGAAGGCAAAGGCTTTGACGCAGAACGTGATGCGGCTCAAACAGCTCTTGACGAATTGAAAGCTGCTCAAGAAGCAAATAACTTGGACGACATGAAGGCGAAATTGGAAAACTTGAATGAAAAAGCTCAAGGCCTAGCTGTTAAACTGTACGAACAAGCTGTCGCTGCCCAACAAGCAGCAGGGGGCGCAGAAGCAACAACCAACCCAGGCCAAGCAGGCGATGATGTTGTTGATGGGGAGTTTACGGAAAAGTAGGATACGAGGACGTATACAAAGCGACAGGAAAATAGGAGATATGACGCAGGAGCGATGCTCCTAGGAGTATCTATCTTTTTCCCGAGCTTTTAGTCGGAACTCAATTCTGCTAATGTGATTTGAAAAGAGCAGGTCTAGGTATAAGAAATGAAAACAAGTATCGTGAGATACACATAGCAAGGAGCTAGGGAGGATTTCTTGGCTCCTGCTTTGCTAGTAAGAAATGGAAAGGGTGCTTGTGTTTACAGTCTTGCTATAGGCTAAAATCCTGGTGAAAAAGATAAATCGTCTTGCAAATCAGGATTTTCTGACGATTTCTTATTTTCATTTTGCTCAAACTACATTTTTATAGAAAGAAATACAAGTGTTCTGAATTGAACCCGGGCTACGGACGGTGCCAAAAAGAGACTTAGCTGTTCCAGCATAGCTGGCTTACAGATATGGCTACCTTTAGGTGTAGATTTTCCTAGGACGTAAACGTCCGTTGTCAGATCTTCTATTTTGGCTTTGTCCGCTTAACGCCCTTTGTATCTTAACAGAAAGGAAATGAACCCGCCCTAACGTCTGTGTCAAAAAGACAAACGTTTCCTAGACGCAAGCGTCTTCGTCACATTTGCTATTTTGACTTTGCCGTTTACGGGCTTGGTATCTTAAATGAACAATACAGAATTTTACGATCGTCTTGGGGTGTCAAAAGATGCGTCTCAGGATGAAATCAAAAAGGCTTATCGGAAAATGTCTAAGAAGTACCACCCTGATATCAACAAGGAGGCTGGTGCGGAGCAGAAATATAAGGATATTCAAGAGGCTTATGAAACGCTTAGTGATGCCCAAAAACGCGCTAGCTATGACCAGTTTGGGGCTGCTGGTGCCCAAGGTGGTTTCGGTGGCGGTGGCTTTAGTGGCTTTGACGGCTCCGGTTTTGGAGGTTTTGAGGATATTTTCTCTAGCTTTTTTGGAGGCGGTGGCGCAAGTCGTAATCCAAATGCACCTCGTCAGGGAGACGATCTTCAATACCGTATCAATTTGAAGTTTGAAGAAGCAATTTTTGGGGCTGAAAAAGAAGTTAGCTACAATCGTGAAGCAACTTGTCGGACCTGTACGGGTTCTGGTGCCAAGCCTGGTACCAGTCCTGTAACCTGTGGTCGCTGTCATGGCGCAGGGGTAATCAATGTTGATACTCAGACACCTCTTGGGATGATGCGCCGTCAAGTAACCTGTGATGTCTGTCATGGCCGTGGAAAAGAAATCAAAGATCCATGTCATACTTGTCACGGTACAGGTCATGAAAAGCAAGCCCATACAGTTACTGTAAAAGTGCCGGCTGGGGTTGAGACAGGTCAAAAAATCCGGCTTTCAGGTCAAGGTGAAGCTGGATTTAATGGTGGTCCTTATGGAGATCTCTTTGTAGTGATTCAAGTGCAGGCTTCAGACAAGTTTGAGCGTGATGGCACAACCATTCATTACAAGCTCAATCTCAATTTTGTTCAAGCTGCTTTGGGAGATACGGTACATGTACCGACTGTTCATGGCGATGTGGATTTGGTTATTCCTGAGGGTACGCAGACTGGTAAGAAGTTCCGCCTAAAAGGAAAAGGAGCTCCAAGCCTACGTGGTGGTGTAGTCGGTGATCAGTATGTGACCATTAATGTTGTCACTCCAACTAACCTCAATGACAAGCAAAAAACAGCCTTGAAAGAATTTGCAGCAGCAGGAAATATCGCTGTTCACCCGCAGAAAAAAGGATTTTTCGATAAAGTCAAAGATGCCTTTGATGATTTATAAAAAAAGAAGAGTTTGGGGCTGTCTCAAGCTCTTTTTGATTGTCTGTGCACATGCCTTTTCTAAGTCCAGCAACTCTGACTTGCTGATTTTAGTCTTTCGTGGTAGGCTAAAACAAGTGATAATGAATAGTCAGGAGAAAGACCGTGTATCAAGATGCGACAGCGATAGCGGAGGCTATCAAACATAAGGAGGTATCAGCTGAGGAGTGCGTAAAAGCGACTATTGATAGGATTGAAACGCTCAACCCGGCTTTGAACGCAGTCGTGAGTACCCAGTATGAACAGGCGCTCGCACGCGCGAAGAGTCTTAAAATAGAAGACACACCCTTTGCAGGTGTGCCGATTCTGTTGAAAGATTTGGGGCAAGAGCAAGAAGGGGAATTATCTACCTCGGGTTCTCGACTCTTTGCCGATTACAGGGCGGCAAAGAGTGATGCATATACCAAGCGCATGGAGGACTTGGGATTTATCGTTTTAGGGCGGACTAATACGCCAGAATTTGGCTTTAAGAATATCTCAGATAGTCGCTTACACGGTCCTGTTAATCTGCCGCTAGATGTAAGTCGCAATGCAGGTGGCTCAAGTGGTGGATCGGCTGCTGCTCTATCGTCTGGTATGGTGACCTTGGCGGGAGCATCAGACGGCGGTGGTTCCATTCGTATTCCGGCTAGTTTTAATGGGCTTATTGGCTTAAAGACCAGTCGTGGTCGGATACCAGTTGGACCGTCTTCCTACCGAGGATGGCAGGGCGCAGCTGTCCATTTTGCTCTTACCAAATCTGTCCGAGATACCAAGCGGCTACTCTATCATTTGCAGACCTATCAGGTCGAAGCACCCTTTCCTT is a genomic window containing:
- a CDS encoding M15 family metallopeptidase, whose amino-acid sequence is MMNRKKIGIVAFVTCLLIFVVLNFFLWRLDPASIVGKSATIEAKKATRSSEEDVLASASLDDWELVLVNRDHLFESEPKSLATVGDIQVDSRIAAATQDFLAAAQVIVPDEVLLSGYRSRAEQEQLYNERVAELEASGVDRAEAEATVRSQVQKPGASEHQTGLAIDMSEEAGQLDEVAEKIKQLAPQYGFILRYPEGKSHITGIEFESWHFRYVGVKNAQYMQQHNLVLEEYRDLLKGK
- a CDS encoding DUF2812 domain-containing protein, whose product is MKKEWKLFFITDFEKEEEYLTDMHRKGWKLKEVRFPCLFIFEKCQPEEVAYCLDFKPRLGEDQDAYYQMYEDYGWENLGTCNNFVYFRKPVTADEEATIYSDRQSKLDMIGQIFKRRFLAVVLIGLAVFWRVLYPRDVNDWSLWIWRVLSLAYLFVFFYCGIGFYKLQKRYAERGLK
- the dnaJ gene encoding molecular chaperone DnaJ, coding for MNNTEFYDRLGVSKDASQDEIKKAYRKMSKKYHPDINKEAGAEQKYKDIQEAYETLSDAQKRASYDQFGAAGAQGGFGGGGFSGFDGSGFGGFEDIFSSFFGGGGASRNPNAPRQGDDLQYRINLKFEEAIFGAEKEVSYNREATCRTCTGSGAKPGTSPVTCGRCHGAGVINVDTQTPLGMMRRQVTCDVCHGRGKEIKDPCHTCHGTGHEKQAHTVTVKVPAGVETGQKIRLSGQGEAGFNGGPYGDLFVVIQVQASDKFERDGTTIHYKLNLNFVQAALGDTVHVPTVHGDVDLVIPEGTQTGKKFRLKGKGAPSLRGGVVGDQYVTINVVTPTNLNDKQKTALKEFAAAGNIAVHPQKKGFFDKVKDAFDDL
- a CDS encoding histidine phosphatase family protein, whose amino-acid sequence is MTETRLYIARHGKTMFNTIGRIQGWCDTPLTKIGEEGIRELGLGLKEAGLEFKLAVSSDLGRTVQTITIAQRELGILGKIPYYQDKRIREWCFGSFEGMYDAELFSGVLPRISGIVEAGTMTFEEIANGVHEADSANWSEPWDVLKDRILNGFESIAQDLEKQGGGNALIVSHGMTIATLVNLLAPERPTNLALDNGSVTVLKYENGQFSIEAVGDMSYRIAGASVISNA
- the hrcA gene encoding heat-inducible transcriptional repressor HrcA; this encodes MVTERQHEILNLIVEIFTKTHEPVGSKALQESIASSSATIRNEMAALEKKGLLEKAHTSSGRMPSVEGFKYFVEHSLTFDSLAEEDIYQVVRSFDREFFRLDDIFQTAATILSDLTACTVAVLDVEPSQQKLTAFDIVVLSQHAALAVMTLDESKTLTRQFAIPKNFLREDLREVRNLVLERLLGKTVLDIHYKLRTEIPQIIQRYFVTTDNVLQLFEHIFSDLFTEDVVTAGKIRLLDFADIRAYQFFDFPQKVALEMRSNLAEDEMQSVKVADSREQSLSSLTVVTTKFLIPYRGFGLLSVIGPINVDYNRMMSLINLVNRVLMMKLTDFYRYLSSNHYEVH
- a CDS encoding DUF2812 domain-containing protein; the encoded protein is MKQQKFNKCDPSQTEKYLGQMHLAGQALKQVSSWSGKMEFVACPSEEMLYRIDVYQPSKKEVGFFPEYDAHYLSFFQDVGWEMVCGVSPYVVWRKPVAAVGNPDEALLYNDSSSIYAYQKKIVTNRILSTAILPWISLANSSIWRIAEWKWQQFAWNGMMLLIWLSFVAYQLCTLYRLKKEL
- the grpE gene encoding nucleotide exchange factor GrpE, yielding MKKEEQLEEMEGTEEVVSEETPQEKSELELANERAEEFENKYLRAVAEMQNIQRRSSEERQTLQRYRSQDLAKAILPSLDNLERALAVEGLTDDVKKGLEMVQESLVQALKDEGIEEVAADGEFDPNVHMAIQTMPADDEHPVDTIAQVFQKGYKLHERVLRPAMVVVYN
- the dnaK gene encoding molecular chaperone DnaK; this encodes MSKIIGIDLGTTNSAVAVLEGTESKIIANPEGNRTTPSVVSFKNGEIIVGDAAKRQAVTNPDTIISIKSKMGTAEKVAANGKEYTPQEISAMILQYLKGYAEEYLGEKVTKAVITVPAYFNDAQRQATKDAGKIAGLEVERIVNEPTAAALAYGLDKTDKEEKILVFDLGGGTFDVSILELGDGVFDVLATAGDNKLGGDDFDQKIIDHMVTEFKKENGIDLSADKMAVQRLKDAAEKAKKDLSGVTSTQISLPFITAGEAGPLHLEMTLTRAKFDDLTRDLVERTKEPVRRALSDAGLSISEIDEVILVGGSTRIPAVVEAVKAETGKEPNKSVNPDEVVAMGAAIQGGVISGDVKDVVLLDVTPLSLGIETMGGVFTKLIDRNTTIPTSKSQVFSTAADNQPAVDIHVLQGERPMAADNKTLGRFQLTDIPAAPRGIPQIEVTFDIDKNGIVSVKAKDLGTQKEQTIVIQSNSGLTDEEIDRMMKDAEANAEADKKRKEEVDLRNEVDQAIFATEKTIKETEGKGFDAERDAAQTALDELKAAQEANNLDDMKAKLENLNEKAQGLAVKLYEQAVAAQQAAGGAEATTNPGQAGDDVVDGEFTEK
- a CDS encoding PadR family transcriptional regulator, with the protein product MEEKIRRVYLPMTETAFYILFALQEERHGYDITQKTKELTDGQVGISPGTMYGTLSKMEKDGLITFVREEEKRKLYLITGLGREVLGIELARIERLYRNSRGERYETTEI